The sequence AAGTTAGAAGACTAGTCTAGTTTTTAACTCATGTAGGGTCAGAGAGATTTGGAAAGGGGCTTAGAAGTGGAAGAAGAACACTGGATGATCTTCCTGACGTCGCTTCGTATGGAGAGGAAAGCAGAGAGTGAAGCGAGAAAGAGCGTTGGGAAGACACGAGCAGAGGAGTTGAAAAGGAGAATGTCTCTGAGAAGACCCCAATAGATCAAGAGCGTGCCAATGAAGGTTAGTCTTCTGGGTTTGAAGATGCTGAGTAAAGCACCTAGCAGACATAAACAGCACCCAGCAAACACCTGCGCAAGAACAAGAAGCAGATTAGTTGGAATATGAACTAAATGAGATTGTGTTGGATGGAGACAGAAAGGTCTAAAGCAAACCTCTAGATGGCGGATATCATCATCATCGGAGGAGGAGGGTGTATTGAGGTGGTCGAAATGGTAAAAGTGGAACAAGTTGTGGTAGCTTGGGAGTGGAGAGCCACGGAGAAGGGACTTGGCAATGGCACCAGGATAAAGGAGTGTCTTGACAAGTGGTGAAGGAACGAGTTCGCTTTCAACCAACTGAGAGGATATAACCTCCAGTGGTGATTCGCAGGTCTTGTTCCTGCACGCTACTCTGCAAATCCGACCAACACAgatagagagaaaagatagTCGCTCAGAAACACAAAgctcaaattcaaaattagaaaaatgaaaccaaaaaaataaaaaaactcagtGCATTGTAACAAGGTCTTGCTTGCTCTAATCTAATCCAATCCAATATATACACGAATCTAAAAATCTAATTCTTTCTACCTCGATTTCACCAAGCAAGAACATATTCTCGTTaaatgaaagagaaaaagagagaggaaTGGTGGTGAGGAAATGTGTGTTACCGGAAGAGAGGAATCTGGAAGACGATGATGAATGCAAACAGAGATGAAGCGACGACGGAGATTGTCGATGCCCATTTCTTCGAAACCGCCATCCTTCGTTTTTTCCCACCCGATAgaattttgatattatattttataggaTTCTTTCTTTGTAGCAGAGGGAAAACTCAGATAAATGATTTAAGAGACTAAATgcgaaatgttttttttttttttttttttggacaaaaatgcgaaatgtttttatttatgttaccCCCACGTTTTTCTTGGTCAACTGAAAAGCAAGTTTTCTCTCgtcttttcttataaaataatagtaCAATGTTTTTGTATTTGCATTTTGTAAATAATGAATGCATTTGCTGCTTCAAAACCCTTATGGTTAATCCTCCAAGAGAGGTTTAGTCACTGGTGATTTTTTGTCgtatttttttcagtttcaCGGTTTACTCATAAGCAAGTTAAACGAAAACGACAGAGACTATTAAAAACCTCCAAGGCTTTGATTGCTCATTGATTAAAAAGTTGTTTGTGCTAACCCAAAGCAAATGCCTTGTTCCTTATAATGCATCACTCAAGTTACTTTGAAAGAGAAAATAGATTTTACATTGAGTTTTTTTGGGTATGAGGTTTCATTGTTCCTGTCTTACAATTatacaaataagaaaaagactATGTAAGCTTACACTCTTTTTGTTCACAAACCAATACCGTGTGATTAATCTGTGACACCACCCAAGCTTCTATTAAGATCAATCAACCTGTCAGCTCCTCCATTTGCCCCTGTTTTCCCAAACCATTCACAGTTCAGTTTTCTCCAAGAAACAGCTTCTCTACATTAACAAAACTCCAAAAGGACTCTTTATATTATAACTTGACATACAAAACTCCATTTAATCAACGACCAAAGAAACCAGTAGAATGGTTTGCCAATATCTACTAAACTCAAGGGAAATGCGACGAGGGTCATTTCTTCCTAAATCACAAAATGTACACTTACACTCACATTTATCTATTTAAATCAGTCTAAACCCTACGCTTCCCTATTTGCATTTCTATCCagttttttctaaaacaaatcCTTTAGTTACCATTCCGCCAGCTATGATTTATCTTTAGCAGTAGTCATAGTCAACGTTTTGGCGAATTTCGATTGCTTACAGTATTTTAACCTTCTTGTCATTACACAAGGCGGAAAGAGAGGGAAcaataaagcaa is a genomic window of Brassica napus cultivar Da-Ae chromosome A2, Da-Ae, whole genome shotgun sequence containing:
- the LOC125586249 gene encoding uncharacterized protein LOC125586249 — encoded protein: MAVSKKWASTISVVASSLFAFIIVFQIPLFRVACRNKTCESPLEVISSQLVESELVPSPLVKTLLYPGAIAKSLLRGSPLPSYHNLFHFYHFDHLNTPSSSDDDDIRHLEVFAGCCLCLLGALLSIFKPRRLTFIGTLLIYWGLLRDILLFNSSARVFPTLFLASLSAFLSIRSDVRKIIQCSSSTSKPLSKSL